One genomic segment of bacterium includes these proteins:
- a CDS encoding four helix bundle protein, giving the protein MSNQIQNPNDKKKFDLGERTAKFGELIIRFAGTLPETPIIRPLISQLVRSGTSVGANYMEADGAESKKDFRHKIGLCKKESKETMHWLRMIAEADQKEKDACRKLWQEAHELSLIFSSIYKKK; this is encoded by the coding sequence ATGTCAAATCAAATCCAAAATCCAAATGACAAAAAGAAGTTCGATCTTGGTGAACGTACAGCAAAATTCGGAGAACTCATCATTCGCTTTGCTGGTACCCTGCCCGAGACCCCGATCATTCGCCCGCTCATAAGCCAGCTTGTACGATCCGGAACAAGCGTTGGGGCGAACTACATGGAAGCTGATGGCGCGGAATCCAAAAAAGACTTTCGGCACAAAATCGGCCTTTGCAAGAAGGAGTCAAAGGAGACGATGCATTGGCTCCGCATGATCGCGGAGGCAGATCAGAAGGAGAAGGACGCATGCAGGAAGCTTTGGCAAGAAGCGCACGAGTTATCACTTATATTTTCTTCCATTTATAAAAAGAAATAA
- a CDS encoding sugar transferase: MGSSEIFKKILLVAGDLVVFCLALLAAMAIRHQGRMGDPELYYIHFIPFGGLFFIWLIVFYIYSLYDLRYWDSSVSFLNLAAHAFTLNTLIAIAFFYFNPYVSIAPRTVLFVDIALSGLLFCAWRFLFNRALAKKLMQDIALAGASQAHIELAREFAKKPAWGYRVSCFVTDETYILPQDLAHIPVLSVQMFEKEMQHAERQPGGPPTEGGLRIARVIFSERPDRTTQHALSFFSLLSRHVTFQALPTFIERVFHKVPLSEVSESWFLENLSEGEKQFYEQLKRAFDIAGAIVLGVFTLPLMALVALGIKLEDGRRVLYTHTRLGRGGSMFRLLKFQSMIEHAEAGGPQWTRENDPRVTMFGSFLRSTRLDELPQLWNVLLGDLSFIGPRPERPEFVEKLEKDIPFYNLRHLVRPGLSGWAQINNPLQSVEESYEKLEYDLFYIKNRSFFLDVAIALKTLSIILRRKGR; encoded by the coding sequence ATGGGCTCTTCCGAGATATTCAAAAAAATACTGCTCGTGGCAGGGGACCTTGTCGTATTTTGCCTTGCGTTACTTGCCGCCATGGCAATTCGCCACCAGGGACGCATGGGAGACCCGGAGCTCTATTACATTCACTTTATCCCCTTCGGCGGGCTTTTTTTCATCTGGCTCATTGTCTTCTATATCTATAGCCTCTACGACCTGCGGTACTGGGACAGCTCCGTTTCATTTTTAAATCTTGCGGCGCACGCGTTTACGCTCAACACGCTCATTGCCATCGCGTTCTTTTACTTCAATCCGTACGTTTCCATCGCGCCGCGCACCGTTCTTTTTGTCGATATTGCCCTTTCCGGCCTGCTTTTCTGCGCCTGGCGTTTTCTTTTTAACCGGGCGCTCGCAAAAAAACTCATGCAGGACATCGCTCTTGCAGGAGCCTCTCAGGCGCATATTGAACTTGCCAGGGAATTTGCAAAAAAGCCCGCATGGGGATACCGCGTTTCCTGCTTCGTGACCGATGAGACATATATCCTGCCGCAAGACCTTGCCCATATTCCCGTCCTTTCGGTTCAGATGTTTGAAAAAGAAATGCAGCATGCCGAGCGCCAACCAGGCGGGCCGCCAACAGAAGGCGGGTTGCGCATTGCCCGGGTAATCTTTAGCGAGCGCCCGGACCGCACGACGCAACACGCGCTCTCGTTTTTCTCGCTTCTTTCTCGCCACGTCACATTTCAAGCGCTACCCACGTTCATTGAACGGGTCTTTCATAAAGTTCCTCTTTCGGAAGTTTCTGAATCGTGGTTCCTGGAAAACCTAAGCGAGGGAGAGAAACAGTTCTATGAACAGCTCAAGCGCGCCTTTGATATCGCGGGGGCTATTGTGCTTGGTGTTTTTACCTTGCCGCTCATGGCGCTTGTCGCTTTGGGCATTAAACTGGAAGACGGGCGGCGAGTGCTGTACACGCATACACGCCTGGGAAGAGGCGGAAGCATGTTCCGGCTTCTCAAATTCCAGAGCATGATAGAACATGCGGAGGCGGGCGGACCCCAGTGGACGCGCGAGAACGACCCGAGAGTGACCATGTTCGGTTCGTTCCTGCGCAGTACGCGCCTGGACGAATTGCCGCAACTTTGGAACGTGCTTTTAGGAGATCTTTCATTCATCGGGCCCCGGCCCGAGCGGCCCGAGTTCGTAGAAAAACTTGAAAAAGACATCCCATTCTATAATTTGCGGCATTTGGTACGGCCCGGCCTTTCCGGGTGGGCGCAGATAAATAACCCTCTGCAGAGCGTGGAGGAGAGTTATGAAAAACTGGAATACGATCTTTTTTACATCAAAAACAGATCGTTCTTCCTCGATGTTGCAATTGCATTGAAAACGTTGAGCATCATTCTTCGCAGGAAGGGGCGATAA